The genomic DNA CACAGCTTATTGCTACCTAGTTTTCGATATCCTTCCGTTTCCTCCCCACATTATCATTTAGATGGAAAATCGCAATTCACCGATAAAATGATCACTAATGTTGTTACCATTGTAATTACTCATACATAACTAGAAAAACTTACttccatccatctctccattccaagtctctctccctccatctatCCAATCATTCATTAGTCTACCCACCCATTCTAATTTATAATATCACACTGTGTCATTTaaattgttgttttgtgtgtttgtgtgtgtgtgtgtgtatgtgcgtgtgtgcgtgtgtgtgtgggagggggggggggtgtcctttAAAAATGACTCTTTCATTTGTTACCTCAAACTTATCCCATCCCATTGTATCTACTGCCCCATACCTCTACATCTCCACCACTTACACCTTCATTActacattattacattactaTCACCTTTGCTTTTTTAACTAGTCTGCTCTGTCTTTTAATATTACTGCACTTGCCTCTCACTGCCCCCCATTCCAATTCATCCATCCATATTGCCTACATGTGCCTTAACTAATACCTGTAGATTGAAGTACTAATGCCCTTTTTAGCCTTTGCATGTACTAAATTCTACTACTGCTATTTTGTGTGCCTTACAAATCTGTTTGAGTTTTTTCATTTGTAGATGTTCAGTTGTAGACACACTTGGCTTTTTCAAGACACCTCACAGATTTAAATCTTATTTCCAATTACTTTCTGATCTATTACAATTAGAGCACCATAAAACTTACAAGGAAAgaatggaagaaagagaggctATCTCTTATAAAAGTGAGATGccaaaatagataaataaataaataaaaacagtgtttgttgtAACACTTTGTTCCCAGGTATTGCACAAGTTATGACTCCATCATGATCCTGTTGAACTAGTAAAGTATTAAACCACCTTGTTCTGGGGACAGAAAAtgccacacaaaaacatatcagTTATTTCATATAAAGATGAAAATTTGTGACATCAGGATGTCCCCACTCTTGTTTGATGAtaagtaataattaaaaaaaaaaggttagttAACCAATTTTGGACatattaattaaacaacaacaactgcaatctacaaatgcaattaaaaaaaggTAACTGACAATATTCCTTTTTTCTACTTTACATATGTCCTCCTTGACAGCAGGTGTTTAAGGGTCCAGTTTACtggaatctgttttttttttattctaaattaCCTTAATAACTgattttgtttgcatgtttaacGTTATAAACATATCTGGATGTAGAAACAAACAGAGCCAGAAAGCATGGTGTTTTCTCCGACTctctttttaaatcattatgttcACACCACAATCCAAGGTGACAAAGAAACAATGCATTTTGTGCCCTGGGAAACCAAATGGTGGGACAACTGGGGCTTGTTGTCTCTGAAGTATAAACAAGTGCTGGCAGAGCCCCTCAGCCTGGAAGCTCAGAGCCTGACGGCAGTCTAACTGGTGTTGTACCCGTAGAGTACATGAATGCGCCACTGGTTAGTGTTATACTCTCCGGGGGACTGAAACAGCTCCTTGCCTTCAGAGTGACCTTCATAAACACATTCTATATTTTGCCATCATCCTTTCAGATCTGACAAGAGTTTTCATTAAATGGAATGATACAATGGTATAAATCAAACTCTTCAGTGTTAAAGTGATTAACCTGTAACCTGTCTCTCTGGACCCATGTAAAATTGTTGACagtatccatctatctatctatctatctatctatctatctatctatctatctatctatctatctatctatctatctatctgtctatctatctatctatctatctatctatctatctatctatctatctatctatctgtctgtctgtctgtccatctgtccatctgtctgtctatctatctatctatctatctatctatctatctatctatctatctatctatctatctgcatgtctgtgtatctgtctatcagtctttctctctttgatggACATACACAACTCTTAcctacatacacatatatactatagatagatagatcaatagatagatagatagatagatacatacatacatacatacatacatacatgcatacatgaatacatatatacatacatacatacattcacacatacatacccacattAGGGTTtctgctaggattttttcttgccagtcTGGAGTccagaaagaatttattttaccagacaatTTCAGTAACAATCTATGCTACAAACGCAAAtgtaatgtacacctaggttgacgaaagaatgacaacgacctcaagtcagtttgactatttaatgaacagtaatgattaagcAAAAGGAACAGTAGCGATTGATGAAAAACCTCAGTGTTAGCCTCAAAGATTTAGgttattacgaaacatctgtaacctgtaacatctgtagcctgtttaaaaaaaaggctaggccaacatcaaatgtagcctacagggtaccaggtaacattttattttctccttttttttcattgtggcagagtcctctgctgccgaattgaaatcaaacgtgtccaatgtgtctttgtggCGTTTTGTATAAGCATTATTTCCAGACATTTTGGCCGGCAAGTTTTAATTTATcagtttttttgtgaattttccCAGGCAAAAACCAGTAATTACTGGATGATGGAAACCCTGACCTGCATGTAgcctatacatacacactgtaaatatacacatacatacataaatgcatagTTACATACATAGATAAATGTATCAGTAATTGTATCATCGAGATCTAACCTTTTTAATGAGTCAGTAGTGTTTAAAAAGAATGATTATGATTGCATTTAATTGACAGTCCTGTCAAGAAAGGCATTACTTGGCCATTGAATATGGTTAGACAGAAAAAtgcttgcatacacacacagactcaaagtacacatggaaaaacactgagaatCATGCAGCTGCAACACTCCGCGCCAATTAACAAGGCTCTGACCTCACACATCCGGGTCAATGAATCCAACTAAAGGAACAAAGGAAAAGCTGGTCCCAGAATTTGAGTTCCCAATTACTCTTCACTGAGATCCACAGGCAACAATGATGCAGGTGAGAAGTTGGACAGGGCTTCTGTTATGGGTTGGCAGGAACACAATAGACCTCTATGGCATCAGTTAGAAAAGATTCATGTCTATGGTGAAAAATAAACCTGATGATGAGGGAACAggacttgtttttctttttaacactcTCAGTGAGGATTTTTTATCATTGCCTGCGAGTCATTTTGGGCCACTTCAAGGCAGAAACATACGTTTGTATATGTTCAGGCTATACAAATTTGCAAACTAATCATGTAGTTATAATTATGGTAACAGACTGTACAAAGCCATATAAGACAATGTAATTTTCTGTGCTTTCAAAATATCAAGCAACTTAAATATGTCCTGTCTCCTGAATAAATTTTGCAACTGAATGAAAACTGTGTATCCTATAATCCTAAGAATCCAATGATCACGCTCAGCAGACCCATGCCTGTGTCAATATATAGAGATATGAGGACACGCTGGACTATATTTGTTACAGCAGCTGAGTTCATCAATTCAACATGTGGCAGAGTGAAATGCATCATGGGACATTTGCCTGAAGGGCACCAGGAATGATTCCAATTTTTTCTAAACCTTTCAACAACTTTCTCACTGTGTATTTACAGTTCATTGGCATCTAATATTTTGCAACAATTACACTGGCCTAACCATTCCACAAAATTCAATACAGTATGGCGGTGATCCAATTTACCAGATCCATCAGCGCAATGAAAGGGCAGCTGCGGTCAGGCTGGATTGTGCAATCAATTATCAGCCCAGCAAAGTTCCAATGTGACAGTGCAACATGGGCACATAACTGTACACAAACCTGAATCAGAGGGCTGATGAAGTTTAGATGAATGTGTTCAGAGCCTTAAAAAACACTGACTCCTAGAGGATACCCAGTAATCATCTTCAGACGAGACCACAGGATTAGCATTACAGTACTAAATTCATGAACGACACATTTATGCTCTTACAGGTTTTTCTTCAGCTCAATATCAATGATAAAACATCCTTCTGTACAATGTGTCATTGATATGCCTTAGGGCCATGTAAAGACAACTTACTGGGTCAAATGATGCCTAAAGACATggcagcaggagagagagagagagagagggagagagagagagagagagagagagagagagagagagagagacaaagcacacacaagaggggaacacacacaaagtggaaACAGACGGCTCTAAAAATAAAccatctgaaatatttaactTAGTGACCCAGAAACTGCTACGGCATAATCATATTTGTGCTCTAGCAGAGAAGATAGCAATGCTAAGAGTATGTTATCATTAGTGTGGAGTATGGAAACGATAATGAAAAGGAGCAAAACTCATCTAAAATAGTCTTCTGTTCAAAACAGCCACAGAAAGCGTATGAATCCACCATATCTAATTGCTAAATGCCCCCTATACAACTGGAGAGAATCTTGAGAGAAAATATCATAAAATATCAATTCGATGGATGTGCAGAGCTCGCAGAACAAAAATATATGTACTTCATGCTCTTACAAATGCACATATATAACGATGCCTTGAACTCATGCGCCTCTCCCcctgattatttttaaaaaagtacagATGTACAAAATCTCATAAAATAAATTGAAGGACATAACTTGAGGAACTTGAGGAATTGGAATTGTATAGTGCCATACATTTTTTGAGTCTGCATAACAAGAAAGCTGATTATGTactgaaaaaatggaagaaaacagCACCGCCGAAAACAAACACCTTCCAGATGCACATTCTATCTAGATTAGACAATAACTCAAAAGTATATGCTGCACCCAGTTAAGCAGTTAATGCATAGCAATGTAGAAAAGCTATGTTTAGGGTGGTAATAAGATTATTTACTGTTTTACCGGAGGTGTGGCAAGCTTGAAACCAATGCCCTATAGTAATTACCATTTTGGAGCTTGACAAGGCGGCAGGGATGGAGCACAACACCATCAATATTGATGCACTGTGGCTGAACTGGTGTTAGAGGAACTTTCTCCCACATTAATATTGATGTTGTTGCCATATATCGGAGTCAGTCCCTCTTTAAGGATTTATAGCAGGAATGGTAGGGGAACATTATTTTGCAGAAGGCAATGTCATTTTTTGGTCAGTTTGGCCATGATGGACAgggcgtgtttttttttttttcccccccagatcTTTCCATGGGACTGATGGGTTTGGTATTCTTGTGAGGAGCGTTAAGGACAAGATGATGGTCAGAAGAATATGTCCAGACCTTAAATTGCCAGCTGCGGCCAGAATGGGGATTGCTACCATTCAATCTTGGCTTTCCTGGAATGTGAAATGGATTTTGGTTTGAGCAGAAAGCTCTGGGGCATCccacaaacagcacagttagCTCAGTGAAGGTTGAACAAAGGCTACAGCTGCCACCCTTGTTTTTGGTGATGGATGGTAAACTTGGGCTAAACTCTTATTTGGAATGTAAAGGTATTTACTAAGGAAAGCAGAGGTCAAAGAGAGTGTGTTAGCATCAAACGCGGACAATATTATGCTTGTCTTTCCAAACTATATAAACCAATATCAAACAGACTAAGTTAATGTCTTGGTTTGAGTAATTGCCAATTGTGCAGTCCTGGGCTTGGTATTATTACATACAGTGGCTGAATCCAAATGCAGACACACGTACTGAGCCCTGTTAAAGGGAAACATTGAGGAGGCAGTGGACGCTCCATCACTttgtgtccctgcagtgacaAAATCAAGCTCAGTCTGACGGTATTGGAGAGAACAGCTCTTGCGGCGGGGAGGTCTGAGCTGCAGCTGTCCCGTCAGCTTTTGGTGCTGAGCCAATAAGTGAGACCTCTTGCAGACAAAGAATGACCTCAGTTCTATTTGATGTGTCGTCTATTGATCGGGACACTGATGGCTGAAAAATTCCTACAGAAGCGGACAAATTGCCCCAACGTCTCATGTTCAAAACTGTAGCAGTCGATCTGATCACACGCCCTGCCTGTACATACTACGACATACTCTCATACAGAATTCCCTCCACTCAAATCGTACCCACTTTAAAAATCCTTGCtctgaatttaaaatgtgtcCCAACAGATAGCGGAGGTTTAAGGGGTTAAATGATAACGACTGCGCCTCTGTTATCCATGCAAAAACATAACCTGTGTGCTGGGTACCGTAGGACTTGGGACAACGACTGTCAGCGCTGCGTGATTCATTCGACTCCACACTTCGTCCCTGATCGGCACTGTATACCGGGGACAATACGTAGAGATTATATAGGTCGTCACTGAGGACCtctgaaataataaaagatGTTTATGACGTGCTTAGTTTACCATGTTCGAACAGGCCTTTCTTGCGCGCTCAGAGCATCAATTTCTGTCATGAACATTACAGAATGTATGATTATGATTCATATGACTTGTGTAATTCCCGCTCATCTTCGTTTAGAGAGCGTGAGATTCTGGGGAGCTGCCAGTATGGCACATATAGACATGTAGGAACAAAGAAACACCTTTGGGGCAACATGTGTTTTATATTCTCTGTGAGGCAGCATGCTATACTAGATGTGGGTGTTGGGGTCACAGTGTTATGCTTGGAGTGACACTTCTGAAATGAAGGCATAAATCATTCTCAAAGTCATATCAGTATTTCCATAGACTGGAGGAGGTCGAGAGGCACAAGGCTACATGGCAAAGAGGACAGacgggggagggagggagagagaactaCACAACATGCacctcttcatgtttttttaataatgttcaGGTgccatgaaaaataaaatagataaaATTTTTTATCTTACCCCGGCACTTCATTAAAAATACTGCACCTTGCTAGCAGGTTTAATAACGACATGGTGCACCTGTAAGTTTTATCCTGAGTGTGAGCGCTCAGCAGAGGAACAAGAATTCATACActtttataaaaataaacacaataaacaataaacaacacaggtttaaagagagaaaggttGGCCTAATTACCAAACCAGTAGATAGGTTTGAGGGGGTAACTAACACCGTTTTCTGTAAAGGGAGCTACAGATTATGCTTAGGTACATTTGTCTGAATGGGTAAACTGTCTTACTGGAATGTCCTCTGGGGATAGGAAACTTGTTAACACTTTAACTGTGGGTGTGTTTTGAATCCACCCTGCTGCAATAACAGCAATTATGCTAATATGCTAATCAAAAGCTCACTAATTCTTACTGATTGATCCAATCCATTGACTTGACTGTTTCTTACTACCATGATCAATTTCAAACAGGCTGAAGATAAGACTGACAGATGTAAACAACAAACCggttgtcaaaacaaaatggaataaactagaaaaacacataattgattatttattcataaatttCTTTGAAACGGATTCGTTTTCCATGTGTTTggacacacataaaaatatgttttggaacCAAACTGTAAagctttgtgggtttttttttttttttttttttttcgaagggGTGAAGTTTCAAGATTAGTACTGGTGAAGATTTTCAGCTTTATCCCAAAGAGAACAGTGCCCTCACTTAggtttgaaaaatgttttgactaGAACACACTGCACGCATACAGAGCGAAGCAATAAAGGCAATCAAAAGATTTGTGAACAACAGATTTTATTTCATAGATTAATTTTTTTCCAAACCTAAAatacagggagaaaaaaaacatacttttataGAAATATTCTGTGAACTAATACAACAGTAGGTCCTGCTTTCCAAGGTCCCAATGGCTTTTATATTCATATGGTGTCTTAAATGTTGTAGTGCCATGTTACATATAAAACTggatttcaacttttttttgacagatttttgaaaataacagAATACTGGAGGGTATTAATGCTACATAAGACGCTCTGTCATCAAGCATCAACTAACAATGCTCACTGAGGTTCAGAATTTTGATGAAATATCTGTTTAGTGTTTTCCTTGAATAAAGGCTAAAGTAGAAATGCTTACAGTCAGCACTACTGATTTGTTGACAGGCATTGTGCTTGACATGACAGCTAACTCTGTCTGGTTGTGCTGAATTTTTGGTGATAGCTGAGAAGAGCatagagaaggggggagggggggtggtagTGTCTGGCTGGTCTCAAATATCAAGTGCCTCTTTTGCAactgttcacttttttttcagagaccTAAGTACAAGTAAATACAGCTTAGAAACAAACTCAAATACAATTTTCTCACTAATACCACAAAATAATTCCAAACAGTTTATTTGCCTTTTCCACTTTGGCAATGGCTTTTCATTCAGAGTGTCCTGAGAGAGTTTATCTTGTCTCTCAGTTCCATCAGGGCTCTGATGTTAATCTCCATGAGCCTCCTCTCCATTACTCAGCCACTCTGATCATAATGTTTACACTGGATGCTCAGGCCTTACTACACATATGGACACAATCTTGAGTTTCTCTTAAAACTGTCTTTGTAGTCTTCAGGCCCCCATTCACACAACAGATCGTTCTCAGAATgccatggtaaaaaaaaaaaaaaaagaaaaaaaaatattggcaATAGTTTTAATGGCTTCAGGTTTCTTCAAAATCAGTAGCGGCCTTCTGAAGACgtggcctttttcttttttttttaagactgacACTGCAGCAGCCAATTTCTTGTTCAAAAAGTTGATTAAGTCTTCGAGAAACGGGTGAAGATTCTGCAAGACCATTATGAAAGGCGGGTTTCATTCCCATTAATGGAATGAATGGCTGGTGCATCGGAAATTGCATGTAGTGAAGTGGATGGAAAGAAGGGAGCAGCCAGTTAACCAAGTCTTTCTATTGGCCCCCCCCacagagcgggggggggggggggggggggctgtggcTGCAGCGACAGGTGTGGTCAAGGCCCGTTTTCATTGTAGTGGAGGGAGATAGGGCGGTCCCTCTGGACAGGCATGTAGGGCCAGTTGTAGCTGGAGCCGGACAGGAGCATGTCTCTCAGCAGGGTCTCAATGGGTGTTTTCCCCACCAATCGTACAAAGAAGAGCTGCTCGATGACGGGCGAGGAGACGATGCGCAGCGAGGGAAGGCGAAGCAACAGCCGTCCGAAGCGGTTGGGTTGATTGGGGTACTGGTTCCGCACATACTCCTCCAGAGCACACTGTGACTTCTCCTGGATGCTTTCAACGTGAGCAACATCAGACAGACCCATGGCATCTGTAgtggcaggcagagagagagcaagggcagaagagaaagagagagagagagagagagagagagagagagagagaaggagagagacagagagagacagagagagagagagacaataaggGCACTATGCCAGCAATGGGAATGCTTGACTGATTTTCTGTCGAGCAACGAGACTGACAAGCAACACAAATAATGCACTATGAATTCATTTCAAGCTAACGGTGAGAGAGTTATACACACCATTGAATGGAGGACAATTCCAAAAGCAATTTCAAGACAAGAGCCAAATGACAATGGAAACTCAATTCACACAACGTTATTTGTAAGCTAGACACACATATTGATTACACCAGCGCTGAAACGGTTTTGTCCaccttaaaaatgcatttatccCCTCCATCCCTTTACTCTAGTGTGGAATATTGTCCCAAGATTTTAACCCTATGACCTTATTCTCTATTCTCTTTGTCATACTACTTATTACTAGACAAGGCATAAACTTAGTCCTGCTGAGTTTCAGTTCTGAGAAACAAAAGATTAATTGCTTCATATTTCTATGGGAGCAATGACCCCATTGGTGGAAACGCAACTGCCATGTCTGCCCTCATCACATTAGTCCCGATTAAGACATCCGCAGTTACTGTCCCTGGCATTTTTGCTGGGTGTTGAATAAGGTAATGCATCAGTCATTGGAGAGATTGTCTGTGGTGACAAGCCTTTCGTGTCTGTGCGCCGCGGTTCTTTGCTTTGGTGTAGCGCTCCAGCGCTGGGCCCCCCTCTCCCTTTGTGTCTCACAGTATGAGGACGCGTGGGGATCTCACACTATTAAGCATGGACGATCAGGACATGTTGGTGACATTAGACGCCAGCTGGGTGATTAGGGGTGATAGGCCAGGGTATGGAACCCTTTGGGCGAAGGTTATGGGGCACAAgagtttgtctgtctctgttagcTCATGCTGGCAGGTCTCGGTAGGAGGCTTGTGGGGGGATGGTCTGGCTGGAGTGGATCGTGCTGATGCCCCGGGCTACAGAGGTTATGTAGGTCAGGGCCGGGTTGTAGCCAATCCCTCTTGCCGTAACTCAGCATGCATAATTCAGTCATGTTGGTGGGAGTAAGGGGGAGACGAGGGGTTGCCTGGCTGGTTTCAATAATAGATGGAAGCATGAAGAAGcaagggatgaaaaaaaaaaactaagagaGAGGGGTTCAGCCATCCGTTTGGAAGAAAGCTAGGTGCTAGAAAAGTGCTTCTGACAAGGTGAGCTGGGAAATGAAGGAGGGCAGAATcactcaaaaataaaaacaaatgtgcaGGGGACCTCTGGGTCCCCTGTTTTCCTGTTAGTGTGTACAGGAAGGCCAGAAACATTACTAATGCCAGAGGCACAATCTACACTTGACCAAATAAATTCAACGAATTTGCtaaacactgatgaaaatattaatcatgcgtgtgtttgtgtgcgtgtgtgtgtgtgcgtgtgcatgtgtgtgcgcacgcgcgtgtgtgtgtgcacacaagtgattgtgtgtgtgtgtgtgtgtgtgtgtgtgtatatgcgcgCGCGTCCATGCGTGCATGCGCATGTAcacatgtgattgtgtgtgttcgtttgtggtctgtgagtgtgtgtgtctgcatgtgcgcacacacacagagacagggggtCGGGGTGAGGGGCTCTCTCCCGTATCTTACCAGAGGTGAAGAGGACGATGGACTTCAGGCAGGAGTACTCTGCTGTGTCTACCTGCAGGGCCTTCAGCTTTTCAACCTGCTCCTGGAAGACGCGGATATGGTCCATGAAGGCCACCACGCGCTCGGCAGACATGGGCGAGGCGTGCAGGCCAGCGGCGGCTAACAGGGGTGCTACGTGAAGAGGCATGGAGCATTGAGCGGCGTTAAGCACGAAGAGCTCACTCCATGACATGCGCAGAAGAGCCACCTGGGACACAACCACAGGCCATACACAGAGTGAACGACAGGTGAACAGGAGGTTGAGGAAACTCTTGTGCATGAGCAGATGAAGATTCGAACATGGATGAAGTCTCCACAAAGTTTAGACGTGATTTTAGACAAAAAAACGCAATATTATCTTTAATTTTAGAATGATGTTCAAGCAACTGACGTAAAATTGAAGTTTAACAAAACTTGCAAAAATGTAACAGGAAAATAGAAGACTGATTAACATGTCAAACCTTCCTTATGTGTACAGAGAAAGGCTTTGTTCACATTGCAGCCAAAAGCTCTTCACAATACAAAACTGTGTGAAGGGCTGAAGTTAAGActatgggctttttttttttttcggcccCCGTCCCTACTATCATCATGGCTGAGGAATTCACAGATGGCCTCTACTTCAAAACATTGTTCTGATGAGAACAAGACCCTAGGCTTCACCTTCCATGACAGGCTGGTAAAACCTCATGTGACTGGAGCCATGAACGCTTTGTTGTTCATTTGCACATGCAGTCCAGAGGTCAGTTCACAGTGAAACTGTGTCTACGAATATGGACATgcggtcaaaaaaaaaaaggctctgttTTTAGAAATAATTCAGAATTCAGTACAGAATGAACAAAGCCTTCATTTGCTCAGATTCCAACAATGGGGCATTACTGAGTGAGCATTACCTGATCCATGAGTTGTAGATCTGGAAAGAAGGGGATGTTCTTGGCCCACTCCACGGCACTAAACAGCAGTCGGGCTGCTAGCTCACATATGTTCTCGATACCCATTAGGTTGTTGGACTGCATGCATTGAGCTCCATAGCGAGATGTGGGATAGGGTTCTGCTCGCAATAGGAGAGAGAT from Chanos chanos chromosome 8, fChaCha1.1, whole genome shotgun sequence includes the following:
- the nr2f5 gene encoding nuclear receptor subfamily 2 group F member 5, coding for MAMVVNQWQENISADPGSQLQICSQESGGTPGTPSGSTPGNDALSGDKIPNVDCMVCGDKSSGKHYGQFTCEGCKSFFKRSVRRNLSYTCRGNRDCPIDQHHRNQCQYCRLKKCLKVGMRREAVQRGRTSNSQSSPGQYLTNGSDPYNGQPYLSGFISLLLRAEPYPTSRYGAQCMQSNNLMGIENICELAARLLFSAVEWAKNIPFFPDLQLMDQVALLRMSWSELFVLNAAQCSMPLHVAPLLAAAGLHASPMSAERVVAFMDHIRVFQEQVEKLKALQVDTAEYSCLKSIVLFTSDAMGLSDVAHVESIQEKSQCALEEYVRNQYPNQPNRFGRLLLRLPSLRIVSSPVIEQLFFVRLVGKTPIETLLRDMLLSGSSYNWPYMPVQRDRPISLHYNENGP